A window from Piliocolobus tephrosceles isolate RC106 chromosome 11, ASM277652v3, whole genome shotgun sequence encodes these proteins:
- the CFLAR gene encoding CASP8 and FADD-like apoptosis regulator isoform X4 — protein sequence MSAEVIHQVEEALDTDEKEMLLFLCRDVAIDVVPPNVRDLLDILRERGKLSVGDLAELLYRVRRFDLLKRILKMDRKAVETYLLRNPHLVSDYRVLMAEIGEDLDKSDVSSLIFLMKDYMGRGKINKEKSFLDLVVELEKLNLVAPDQLDLLEKCLKNIHRIDLKTKIQKYKQSAQGAGTGYKNVLQAAIQKSLKDPSNNFRMIAPYVHCPDL from the exons ATGTCTGCTGAGGTCATCCATCAGGTCGAAGAAGCACTTGACACAGATGAGAAGGAGATGCTGCTCTTTTTGTGCCGGGATGTTGCTATAGATGTGGTTCCACCTAATGTCAGGGACCTTCTGGATATTTTACGTGAAAGAGGTAAGCTGTCTGTCGGGGACTTGGCTGAACTGCTCTACAGAGTGAGGCGATTTGACCTGCTCAAACGGATCTTGAAGATGGACAGAAAAGCTGTGGAGACCTACCTGCTCAGGAACCCTCACCTTGTTTCGGACTATAG AGTGCTGATGGCAGAGATTGGTGAGGATTTGGATAAATCTGATGTATCCTCATTAATTTTCCTCATGAAGGATTACATGGGCCGAGGCAAGATAAACAAGGAGAAg AGTTTCTTGGACCTTGTGGTTGAGTTGGAGAAACTAAATCTGGTTGCCCCAGATCAACTGGATTTATTAGAAAAATGCCTAAAGAACATCCACAGAATAGACCTGAAGACAAAAATCCAGAAATACAAGCAGTCTG CTCAAGGAGCAGGGACAGGTTATAAGAATGTTCTCCAAGCAGCAATCCAAAAGAGTCTCAAGGATCCTTCAAATAACTTCAGG aTGATAGCACCCTATGTCCATTGTCCTGACTTGTAA
- the CFLAR gene encoding CASP8 and FADD-like apoptosis regulator isoform X5 produces the protein MSAEVIHQVEEALDTDEKEMLLFLCRDVAIDVVPPNVRDLLDILRERGKLSVGDLAELLYRVRRFDLLKRILKMDRKAVETYLLRNPHLVSDYRVLMAEIGEDLDKSDVSSLIFLMKDYMGRGKINKEKSFLDLVVELEKLNLVAPDQLDLLEKCLKNIHRIDLKTKIQKYKQSGGWNGTRMTKAPFSLWLEITSLYILHIPDMPTPLPCIFMISAKCCQAVLNISVFKKESGICTGWQSYRHSGVLHVC, from the exons ATGTCTGCTGAGGTCATCCATCAGGTCGAAGAAGCACTTGACACAGATGAGAAGGAGATGCTGCTCTTTTTGTGCCGGGATGTTGCTATAGATGTGGTTCCACCTAATGTCAGGGACCTTCTGGATATTTTACGTGAAAGAGGTAAGCTGTCTGTCGGGGACTTGGCTGAACTGCTCTACAGAGTGAGGCGATTTGACCTGCTCAAACGGATCTTGAAGATGGACAGAAAAGCTGTGGAGACCTACCTGCTCAGGAACCCTCACCTTGTTTCGGACTATAG AGTGCTGATGGCAGAGATTGGTGAGGATTTGGATAAATCTGATGTATCCTCATTAATTTTCCTCATGAAGGATTACATGGGCCGAGGCAAGATAAACAAGGAGAAg AGTTTCTTGGACCTTGTGGTTGAGTTGGAGAAACTAAATCTGGTTGCCCCAGATCAACTGGATTTATTAGAAAAATGCCTAAAGAACATCCACAGAATAGACCTGAAGACAAAAATCCAGAAATACAAGCAGTCTG GTGGATGGAATGGAACCCGGATGACCAAAGCCCCCTTTAGCTTGTGGCTAGAAATCACATCCCTTTATATTCTTCATATCCCAGATATGCCAACTCCATTGCCCTGTATATTCATGATCTCTGCAAAATGCTGCCAAGCAGTTCTTAACATTTCAGTCTTCAAGAAAGAATCTGGGATCTGCACAGGCTGGCAGAGCTATAGACATTCAGGAGTTTTGCATGTATGCTGA